In one Nitrospira sp. genomic region, the following are encoded:
- a CDS encoding DsrE family protein → MEKKRLGVLLSTPPSGPDVDTVAGLCREAIKSNIDVYLYLIDEGVRNLNDERLIGLSGSGAKFFVCAYGCQQHGVATDALAPGVTLCGLVVLSNIINGCDRFVSFN, encoded by the coding sequence ATGGAAAAAAAGAGGCTCGGCGTACTTCTTTCCACACCTCCTTCGGGCCCCGATGTTGATACTGTGGCCGGGCTCTGCCGGGAAGCCATAAAGTCCAATATTGACGTCTACTTGTACTTGATTGACGAGGGGGTTAGGAACCTGAACGATGAGCGTTTAATTGGGTTGTCTGGCTCTGGGGCGAAGTTTTTTGTCTGCGCTTATGGGTGCCAGCAGCATGGCGTGGCGACAGATGCACTGGCTCCCGGCGTGACGCTGTGCGGGTTGGTCGTGCTGTCGAATATCATCAACGGCTGCGACCGGTTCGTGTCGTTTAACTGA
- a CDS encoding DsrE family protein: MSPSVIVVIRQDPRKTHRPVEALRIALGLSTGENPLKVVLLGEAPLLLAEEPGDDIVDVEILEKYLPSLKHLEIPFLVPVGSITRFGMDSDFCLTESSLEAIRSSVVASDRVLVF; encoded by the coding sequence ATGTCTCCCAGTGTTATCGTCGTGATCCGGCAGGATCCTCGGAAGACGCATCGCCCGGTGGAGGCGCTCCGGATCGCGCTGGGGTTAAGTACGGGAGAAAATCCTTTGAAGGTGGTGCTGCTGGGTGAGGCTCCCTTATTGCTGGCCGAGGAGCCCGGGGACGATATTGTTGACGTGGAGATACTTGAAAAGTATCTCCCCTCCTTAAAGCATCTCGAAATTCCGTTTCTGGTTCCGGTTGGGAGTATTACGCGGTTTGGGATGGATTCTGATTTTTGTTTGACCGAATCCTCCTTGGAGGCCATCCGTTCGAGCGTGGTGGCTTCCGATCGGGTTTTGGTGTTCTGA
- the dnaA gene encoding chromosomal replication initiator protein DnaA produces the protein MSLNSVWERALVYIETKVSKQVFETWFTPTRLKGIENSSAQIEVPNKFFGQWLMEHHKGLLSEALAAAQNGPPLSVAFVTTENTAMKAAEGRASTARVVPASRARRASPMNPKYTFKNFVVGASNQFAHAACLAVAESPAQAYNPLFLYGGVGLGKTHLLNAIGNHIAETTDLRIAYVTTEQFTNEVINSIRYDKMMDLRKRFRNIDMLLIDDVQFLAGKERTQEEFFHTFNTLYEARKQIVLSSDRSPKEIANTEERLQSRFGWGLIADLQPPDVETRIAILRKKSDDEGIVLPDEVIQFLAANMKSNIRELEGSLVRLGAYASLTGQPVALDMARNVLRDLIGEKKKIVSMDDIEAIVANRFHVKISDMKSRRRSKTLVYPRQIAMYLCRELTDASFPEIGQHFGGKDHTTIIHACKQISKARAADSTVNATLESLKEQITKG, from the coding sequence ATGAGTTTAAACTCCGTATGGGAGCGGGCCTTGGTGTACATCGAAACCAAGGTTTCAAAGCAGGTTTTCGAGACCTGGTTCACGCCGACCAGGCTTAAGGGAATCGAGAATTCGTCCGCTCAGATCGAGGTCCCGAACAAATTCTTTGGCCAATGGCTAATGGAACACCACAAAGGACTTCTGTCTGAGGCCTTGGCGGCGGCTCAAAACGGGCCGCCCTTGTCCGTAGCGTTCGTGACCACTGAAAACACGGCCATGAAGGCAGCGGAAGGACGGGCTTCGACAGCACGAGTCGTCCCAGCCAGTCGGGCACGGCGCGCCTCGCCCATGAACCCAAAGTACACGTTCAAGAACTTCGTCGTGGGCGCCAGCAACCAGTTCGCCCATGCGGCCTGTCTAGCTGTCGCGGAATCCCCGGCCCAGGCGTACAACCCGCTCTTCCTGTACGGGGGCGTGGGACTCGGCAAGACGCACCTGCTCAACGCGATCGGCAACCACATCGCCGAGACCACCGATCTCCGCATTGCCTATGTGACAACCGAGCAATTCACCAACGAAGTGATCAACTCCATCCGCTACGACAAGATGATGGATCTCCGGAAGCGGTTCCGGAACATCGACATGCTCTTGATCGACGATGTGCAGTTCCTGGCCGGTAAGGAGCGCACGCAGGAGGAATTCTTCCATACCTTCAACACGCTCTATGAGGCCCGCAAGCAGATCGTACTCTCCAGCGACCGCTCACCCAAGGAAATCGCCAACACCGAGGAACGCCTGCAGTCGCGGTTCGGCTGGGGCTTGATCGCAGACCTGCAGCCGCCCGACGTGGAGACCCGCATCGCCATTCTTCGCAAGAAGTCGGACGACGAAGGCATCGTGCTCCCCGACGAAGTCATCCAATTCCTCGCGGCTAACATGAAGAGCAACATCCGTGAGCTGGAAGGCTCCCTGGTGCGGCTCGGGGCCTATGCCTCGCTGACCGGACAGCCGGTCGCGCTGGACATGGCCAGGAACGTGCTGCGGGACCTGATCGGCGAAAAAAAGAAGATCGTCTCGATGGACGACATCGAGGCAATCGTGGCCAACCGGTTCCACGTGAAGATTTCCGATATGAAGTCCCGGCGCCGAAGCAAGACACTGGTCTATCCGAGGCAGATCGCCATGTATCTCTGCCGCGAGCTGACCGACGCCTCCTTCCCGGAGATCGGCCAGCACTTCGGCGGCAAGGACCACACGACGATCATTCACGCGTGCAAGCAGATTTCCAAAGCCAGGGCCGCGGACAGCACGGTGAACGCCACGCTTGAGAGTCTGAAAGAGCAGATCACAAAGGGGTAA
- a CDS encoding alternative thymidylate synthase-like protein, producing MTHDGPARRVIAVAPLPPEKSAYALARYSRSADSIEDSLRWVHAHSSEKFWEQFYFAYGHASIADLGHVTICFENISELAAIRLEDEPLWDGQAKSSRYQNFGPSGCYAPNAIRGTETEAHYRGILSSLFSCYAQLHDPLKKFIASKNPKPADMKEADYDRAIAARAFDVTRYLLPLAVRTNVGQVVSIRTLEKQITRLLSSQLPELQMIGDDLKDACQKPPMNIWGELCGQAAPVDPLARTLARHARANEYQASVYVDLAKHAKDVLKGTGLDEPGAWGTVEPVELIDAHHPLDELAATLLYRASQAPYRKILAVVKDWSEKQKQETIEVGFRKRGPYDELIREFRSGYAFVFDILMDIGGWRDMHRHRRCQQVQQNFTTVHGYDVPPVLGEAGLDEDYRAAMTAVKDDIERLRKASQEAALYALPFGFKVRCLFKMDYAEVEYLSKLRSGVKGHWSYRMIAWQMKQQLARKYPYLGGEIAATPPDIEDSLVR from the coding sequence ATGACACACGACGGACCAGCCAGACGAGTGATCGCGGTCGCACCCCTGCCGCCGGAGAAATCCGCCTACGCGCTGGCGCGCTACAGCCGCTCGGCAGATTCCATTGAGGACAGCCTGCGCTGGGTCCACGCCCATTCGTCGGAAAAATTCTGGGAGCAGTTCTACTTCGCCTACGGCCACGCCTCGATCGCGGATCTAGGCCATGTCACCATTTGCTTCGAGAACATTTCGGAACTGGCCGCAATCCGGCTCGAGGATGAACCGCTCTGGGACGGACAGGCGAAGTCGAGCCGGTATCAAAATTTTGGCCCCAGCGGCTGCTACGCGCCGAATGCGATCCGTGGCACAGAAACGGAAGCCCACTATCGCGGCATCCTCAGCAGCCTCTTTTCCTGCTATGCGCAGTTACACGACCCCTTAAAAAAATTCATCGCAAGCAAAAATCCGAAACCGGCGGACATGAAAGAAGCCGACTACGATCGCGCAATCGCTGCGCGCGCCTTCGACGTCACGCGCTACCTGCTGCCGCTGGCGGTCCGCACGAACGTCGGCCAGGTCGTCAGCATCCGCACGCTGGAGAAACAGATCACGCGGCTGCTCTCCTCGCAACTGCCGGAGTTGCAGATGATCGGGGACGATTTGAAGGATGCCTGCCAGAAACCGCCCATGAACATCTGGGGCGAGCTCTGTGGGCAGGCTGCTCCGGTGGATCCGCTGGCGCGCACGCTGGCCCGGCACGCGCGGGCGAATGAATACCAGGCGTCGGTCTATGTGGACCTGGCCAAGCATGCAAAGGACGTGCTCAAGGGAACCGGATTGGATGAGCCGGGCGCATGGGGCACGGTCGAACCAGTGGAGCTGATCGACGCGCACCATCCTCTCGACGAACTGGCCGCTACGCTTTTGTACCGCGCGAGCCAGGCCCCTTATCGAAAGATTCTCGCCGTTGTGAAAGACTGGTCGGAGAAGCAGAAACAGGAAACGATCGAAGTCGGCTTTCGCAAGCGCGGTCCCTACGACGAGCTGATCCGCGAATTTCGCAGCGGGTATGCGTTTGTGTTCGACATCCTAATGGACATCGGCGGCTGGCGCGACATGCATCGGCACCGCCGTTGCCAGCAGGTGCAGCAGAATTTCACGACGGTGCACGGATACGACGTTCCGCCCGTGCTGGGCGAGGCCGGTCTTGACGAGGATTATCGCGCCGCGATGACCGCGGTGAAGGATGATATCGAACGGCTCCGCAAGGCCAGTCAGGAAGCGGCGCTCTATGCGCTCCCCTTCGGCTTCAAAGTGCGCTGCCTCTTTAAAATGGATTACGCCGAGGTAGAATATCTTTCGAAGCTGCGCTCCGGGGTCAAAGGCCACTGGTCCTACCGCATGATCGCCTGGCAGATGAAGCAGCAGCTCGCTAGAAAATATCCCTACCTGGGCGGAGAAATAGCCGCCACGCCTCCGGACATCGAAGACAGCCTCGTGCGGTAG
- a CDS encoding histidine--tRNA ligase, whose product MIRGIKGVKDILPDEIGRWQFIESVARRLAETYGFREIRVPTFEVTELFARSIGASTDIVEKEMYTFADRDGTSLTLRPEATAGVARAYIEHNLTASPTAQKLYYFGPMFRHERPQAGRLRQFHQFGVESFGCADPAADVEVIALLWRFFAALGLPDLTLEINSLGETGDRPAYKTALVEFLKQHTENLCPNCRRRMEANPLRVLDCKVPACRTATEGAPKLTDHLSAPARTHFDEVLVGLKVLDIPYVLNPRLVRGLDYYTLTTFEVTTTHLGAQNAIGAGGRYDGLMETLGGPKTSAVGFAVGLERIALALSDKPGSAPPKLVYVAGFGAQGRAAGLRLLYELRALGVRADSDFRALTLKAHMKQADRLGATLTAIAGDDEAAKCIVLIRDMSTKEQAEFPLSSASQNLSVRLNSA is encoded by the coding sequence ATGATTCGCGGCATCAAGGGCGTGAAGGATATTCTTCCCGACGAGATCGGTCGCTGGCAGTTTATCGAGTCCGTTGCCCGCCGCCTCGCGGAGACCTACGGATTCCGGGAAATCCGTGTTCCAACTTTCGAGGTGACGGAGCTTTTCGCGCGGAGCATCGGCGCCAGTACGGACATTGTCGAAAAGGAAATGTACACGTTCGCGGACCGGGACGGGACCTCGCTCACGCTCCGGCCCGAAGCAACGGCTGGGGTGGCCCGCGCCTACATCGAGCACAACCTGACCGCCTCCCCGACCGCGCAGAAGCTCTATTACTTCGGGCCGATGTTCCGCCACGAGCGCCCGCAGGCCGGGCGGCTGCGGCAGTTTCACCAGTTCGGCGTCGAGTCGTTCGGCTGCGCGGATCCAGCGGCGGACGTCGAGGTGATCGCGCTGCTTTGGCGGTTCTTTGCGGCGCTGGGGCTCCCGGATCTCACCCTGGAAATCAACAGCCTGGGCGAGACCGGCGACCGTCCGGCGTATAAGACGGCCCTCGTGGAATTTTTGAAACAGCACACGGAGAATCTCTGCCCGAACTGCCGCCGCCGCATGGAGGCCAATCCGCTGCGAGTCCTGGACTGCAAGGTGCCGGCGTGCCGGACCGCCACAGAAGGCGCGCCCAAACTTACGGACCACCTGTCTGCGCCTGCGCGGACACATTTCGACGAAGTGCTGGTCGGGTTGAAGGTGCTCGACATTCCCTATGTGTTGAATCCGCGCCTCGTACGCGGGCTGGACTATTACACGCTCACAACCTTTGAGGTGACGACGACGCACTTGGGCGCGCAGAACGCGATCGGAGCCGGCGGGCGCTATGACGGGCTAATGGAAACGCTGGGAGGGCCGAAAACCTCGGCCGTGGGCTTTGCCGTTGGGCTAGAACGGATCGCGCTGGCGCTTTCCGACAAGCCCGGTTCCGCTCCTCCGAAGCTGGTCTATGTGGCAGGGTTTGGCGCGCAAGGCCGGGCTGCCGGGCTGCGTCTTCTCTACGAATTGCGCGCGCTTGGAGTTCGGGCCGATTCGGATTTCCGGGCCTTGACATTGAAAGCCCATATGAAGCAGGCCGATCGTCTGGGCGCAACGCTGACGGCAATTGCCGGTGATGACGAAGCTGCCAAGTGTATTGTTTTGATTCGGGACATGAGCACGAAAGAACAAGCCGAATTTCCTCTCTCATCCGCTTCACAAAATCTCTCCGTGCGACTCAACTCGGCATAA
- the gyrB gene encoding DNA topoisomerase (ATP-hydrolyzing) subunit B → MAEDVKNDQPDQKSDSYSADQIKVLEGLDAVRKRPAMYIGSTGVDGLHHLVYEVVDNSVDEHMAGFGETIEIAIHIDGSVTVVDNGRGIPTGMHSTQKKSAAEVALTVLHAGGKFEQGAYKVSGGLHGVGISVVNALSEWLELEIWQEGQVFEQRYERGKPTAPLKVTGTTKKRGTKVAFKPDGEVFETLEFSFDVLAQRLRELAFLNKGLEIALKDERKQKEQTFKYKGGIISFVEHLNGAKTPLHKPIFVEMEKNQVMLEAAIQYNDGYAENMYSFANNINTREGGTHLVGFKAALTRTINGYANAHELLKKGDESLTGDDVREGLTAVVSVKLRNPQYEGQTKGKLGNSEVKGIVEAAVNEALGSYFEENPSVARKIIAKALEAARAREAARKAKELIRRKSALDGGSLPGKLADCSEKDPAHSELFIVEGDSAGGSAKQGRDRKFQAILPLKGKILNVERARFDKMLTSDEIRTLIMALGTGIGRARADEESKDEKDKESFDVAKARYHKIILMTDADVDGSHIRTLLLTFLYRQMHELIERGYIYIAQPPLFKVKKGKSEKYLKDEKALNEYLSDLAVEDVEAAIEGQGFVGGRRLLPVLKKMIQFEELLSRLGSKQYEPSILRMVVDEPGLDREMLKNKTVLTKAVANIKKSLTLAYPKANITVDIADDEEHRSSKILCQVQANGLTREQDITHDVVASADFRELQKLAPSAIGLGHPPYKLKAKGTETQYASTGELAKAILDIGKQGLNIQRYKGLGEMNPTQLWETTMDPEKRTLLQVKLEDMTGVDEIFSVLMGDEVEPRREFIQKHALEVRNLDV, encoded by the coding sequence ATGGCCGAGGACGTCAAAAACGATCAGCCGGACCAGAAGTCCGACAGCTACAGCGCCGACCAGATCAAGGTGCTGGAGGGGCTGGATGCCGTCCGCAAGCGGCCCGCCATGTACATCGGCAGCACCGGCGTGGACGGCCTGCACCATCTCGTCTACGAGGTCGTGGACAACAGCGTCGACGAGCACATGGCCGGCTTCGGCGAAACGATCGAGATCGCGATCCATATCGATGGCAGCGTCACGGTCGTGGACAACGGCCGCGGGATCCCGACCGGCATGCATTCCACGCAGAAGAAGTCTGCGGCGGAGGTCGCGCTCACTGTCCTGCACGCAGGCGGCAAGTTCGAGCAGGGGGCCTACAAGGTCTCCGGCGGCCTGCACGGTGTCGGCATCTCCGTCGTTAACGCGCTCTCAGAATGGCTGGAATTGGAAATCTGGCAGGAGGGGCAGGTCTTCGAGCAGCGTTACGAGCGGGGCAAGCCCACCGCGCCGCTGAAAGTCACGGGCACGACGAAGAAGCGTGGCACCAAGGTCGCCTTCAAGCCGGACGGCGAGGTCTTCGAGACGCTGGAGTTCAGCTTCGACGTGCTCGCCCAGCGCCTGCGCGAGCTGGCCTTCCTGAACAAGGGGCTCGAGATTGCGCTCAAGGACGAGCGCAAGCAGAAGGAGCAGACCTTCAAGTACAAAGGCGGCATTATCTCCTTCGTCGAGCATCTCAACGGTGCCAAGACGCCACTGCATAAGCCGATCTTTGTCGAGATGGAAAAGAACCAGGTCATGCTCGAAGCCGCCATTCAGTACAACGATGGCTACGCCGAGAACATGTACTCCTTCGCAAACAACATCAACACGCGCGAAGGGGGCACGCATCTGGTCGGTTTCAAGGCGGCCCTGACGCGGACGATCAACGGCTACGCCAACGCCCACGAGCTGCTGAAGAAGGGTGACGAATCGCTCACTGGCGACGACGTCCGCGAAGGCCTCACGGCGGTCGTGAGCGTGAAGCTCCGCAACCCGCAGTACGAGGGCCAGACCAAGGGCAAGCTGGGCAACAGCGAGGTGAAGGGCATCGTTGAGGCGGCCGTCAACGAGGCGCTGGGCTCCTACTTCGAGGAAAACCCGTCCGTCGCCCGCAAGATTATCGCCAAGGCACTGGAAGCGGCCCGCGCGCGCGAGGCGGCCCGAAAGGCCAAGGAGCTTATCCGGCGCAAGAGCGCGCTGGATGGCGGCTCGCTGCCCGGCAAGCTGGCCGATTGTTCGGAAAAGGACCCGGCTCACAGCGAGCTCTTTATCGTCGAGGGCGACTCGGCCGGAGGCTCAGCCAAACAAGGCCGCGACCGGAAATTCCAGGCCATCCTGCCCCTCAAGGGGAAGATCCTGAATGTCGAGCGGGCGCGCTTTGACAAGATGCTCACGAGCGACGAAATCCGCACGCTCATCATGGCGCTGGGCACCGGCATCGGCCGGGCGCGCGCTGACGAAGAGAGCAAGGACGAGAAGGACAAGGAATCGTTCGACGTCGCCAAGGCCCGCTACCACAAGATCATCCTGATGACCGACGCCGACGTAGACGGCAGCCACATCCGCACGCTGCTGCTGACTTTCCTCTACCGTCAGATGCACGAACTGATCGAGCGCGGCTACATCTATATCGCCCAGCCGCCGCTCTTCAAAGTAAAGAAGGGCAAAAGCGAGAAATACCTCAAGGACGAAAAGGCGCTCAACGAATACCTCTCCGATCTCGCCGTCGAAGATGTGGAGGCGGCGATCGAGGGGCAGGGCTTCGTGGGCGGTCGGCGCCTGCTTCCCGTGCTCAAGAAGATGATTCAGTTCGAGGAACTACTGTCTCGCTTGGGCAGCAAACAGTACGAACCCAGCATCCTTCGCATGGTGGTGGACGAGCCCGGCCTCGATCGCGAGATGCTGAAAAACAAAACCGTGCTCACAAAGGCCGTTGCCAACATTAAAAAGAGCCTCACGCTCGCCTATCCCAAGGCCAACATCACGGTGGATATCGCGGATGACGAAGAGCACCGCTCCAGCAAGATCCTCTGCCAGGTGCAGGCGAACGGCCTCACCCGCGAGCAGGACATCACGCACGACGTCGTCGCCTCCGCCGACTTCCGCGAGTTACAGAAGCTGGCGCCGTCAGCGATCGGTCTCGGCCACCCACCCTACAAGCTCAAAGCAAAAGGAACCGAGACACAGTACGCGAGCACGGGCGAGCTGGCAAAGGCCATCCTCGACATTGGCAAGCAGGGCCTCAACATCCAACGCTACAAGGGGCTGGGCGAAATGAACCCGACCCAGCTTTGGGAAACCACGATGGATCCGGAGAAGCGCACCCTGCTGCAAGTGAAACTCGAAGACATGACCGGCGTGGACGAGATCTTCTCCGTGCTCATGGGCGATGAAGTGGAGCCGCGCCGCGAGTTCATCCAGAAACACGCCCTCGAAGTGCGCAATCTGGATGTGTAG
- the gyrA gene encoding DNA gyrase subunit A produces MPLDERLAQIAIEDEMRSSYLDYAMSVIVGRALPDVRDGMKPVHRRILFGMNEMGLAHNRAYRKSAKIVGEIMGNYHPHGDSAIYDTLVRMAQDFNMRYMLVDGQGNYGSMDGDPPAAMRYTEARMTRMAEEMLADIDMETVDFGPNYDESRTEPLVLPARVPNLLVNGAGGIAVGYATNIPTHNVAEIVNGLVRLVDNPETTIAELMQDIPGPDFPTAGFIYGTGEIKKAYETGRGLLTLRAKVNVEVEERTDRSRLIITEIPYQVNKATLIEKIAELAQDKKVEGISDLRDESDRDGVRIVIELKKNEIPQVVLNNLFKHTQLQTTFGVIMLALVNNRPEVLNLKQVLEYFIEHRREVIVRRTAFELRKAEERAHILEGLKIAIDNLDAVIKLIRASSSPEAARTGLMRQFQLSEMQSNAILDMKLQRLTQLERNKLIEEYQELLKRIEYLKSVLASEALVRKIIKDELLAVKETYKDERRTQILKEAAEISVEDLIAAEEVVVTVSHAGYIKRNPVSLYRAQRRGGKGKIGMGIRDEDFVETLFTASTHDYLLFFTDAGRVYWLKVHEIPEAGRAAKGKALVNLLALKDDEKVTATLPVKEFREDQFVVMATRQGIIKKTELSAYGNPRSGGIIALTLDEGDKLIGVQITDSSREILLGTRQGIVIRFKEDEVRPMGRTAHGVRGITLEDQNVVIGMETITPDSTTAILTVTEGGFGKRTPVNEYRIQGRGGKGIISVKTTEKNGLAIGFLQVRGDDEIMLMAAMGKILRCKVNDIREVGRNTQGVRVLELEGDADRVVGVARIAEREDESTESANGEAK; encoded by the coding sequence ATGCCGCTCGATGAACGTCTAGCACAAATTGCGATCGAAGACGAGATGCGCTCGTCCTACCTTGATTACGCCATGAGCGTGATCGTGGGCCGCGCGCTCCCCGACGTGCGCGACGGCATGAAGCCCGTGCACCGACGCATCCTCTTTGGCATGAACGAGATGGGGCTTGCGCACAACCGAGCCTACCGCAAGTCGGCCAAAATCGTTGGCGAGATCATGGGCAATTACCACCCGCACGGCGACTCAGCCATCTACGACACACTTGTCCGCATGGCGCAGGATTTCAACATGCGCTACATGCTGGTGGACGGCCAGGGGAACTACGGCTCGATGGACGGTGATCCGCCGGCGGCCATGCGCTACACAGAGGCGCGCATGACCCGGATGGCGGAAGAAATGCTGGCTGACATCGACATGGAGACGGTGGACTTCGGGCCGAACTACGACGAGTCACGCACCGAGCCACTGGTGCTTCCGGCGCGGGTGCCGAACCTGCTCGTCAACGGCGCGGGCGGCATCGCCGTTGGCTACGCCACCAACATTCCGACGCACAACGTCGCCGAGATCGTCAATGGCCTCGTCCGGCTGGTGGACAATCCCGAGACGACGATTGCCGAACTGATGCAGGACATCCCGGGCCCTGACTTCCCGACCGCTGGCTTCATCTACGGCACGGGCGAGATCAAGAAGGCCTACGAGACCGGGCGCGGACTGCTGACGCTCCGGGCCAAGGTGAACGTCGAGGTGGAAGAACGCACCGACCGCAGCCGCCTCATCATCACGGAAATTCCCTACCAGGTGAACAAGGCCACTCTGATCGAGAAGATCGCCGAGCTGGCCCAGGACAAGAAGGTCGAGGGCATCTCGGACCTGCGCGACGAATCGGACCGCGACGGGGTCCGCATCGTCATCGAGCTCAAGAAGAACGAAATCCCGCAGGTCGTGCTGAACAACCTATTTAAGCATACGCAGCTCCAGACGACCTTCGGCGTCATCATGCTGGCACTGGTGAACAACCGGCCGGAGGTGCTCAATCTCAAGCAGGTGCTCGAATACTTCATCGAGCATCGACGCGAGGTGATCGTCCGCCGCACGGCCTTCGAGCTGCGCAAGGCGGAGGAGCGGGCACATATCCTCGAAGGCCTCAAGATCGCGATCGATAATCTGGACGCAGTCATCAAGCTAATCCGCGCCTCGTCCTCGCCGGAAGCGGCGCGCACAGGCCTGATGCGGCAGTTCCAGTTGAGCGAGATGCAGTCGAACGCGATCCTGGACATGAAGCTGCAGCGGCTGACGCAGCTCGAGCGCAACAAACTCATCGAGGAATATCAGGAACTGCTGAAGCGGATCGAATATCTGAAATCCGTGCTGGCGAGCGAGGCACTGGTCCGCAAGATCATCAAAGACGAGCTGCTGGCCGTAAAGGAGACCTACAAGGACGAGCGGCGCACGCAGATCCTCAAGGAAGCGGCCGAAATCAGCGTCGAGGACCTCATCGCCGCCGAGGAGGTCGTCGTCACGGTGTCGCATGCGGGCTACATTAAGCGGAACCCCGTCTCGCTCTACCGTGCGCAGCGGCGCGGCGGCAAGGGCAAGATTGGCATGGGCATCCGCGACGAGGATTTTGTCGAAACGCTCTTTACCGCCTCCACGCACGATTATCTGCTGTTCTTTACGGATGCGGGCAGGGTCTACTGGCTGAAGGTCCACGAGATTCCGGAAGCCGGACGTGCGGCGAAGGGTAAGGCGCTGGTCAATCTGCTGGCGCTCAAAGACGACGAGAAGGTCACGGCCACCCTCCCCGTGAAGGAATTCCGCGAGGATCAGTTTGTCGTCATGGCGACCCGGCAGGGTATCATCAAGAAGACGGAACTCTCCGCCTACGGCAATCCGCGCTCAGGCGGCATCATCGCGCTGACACTGGACGAGGGCGACAAGCTGATCGGCGTGCAGATCACCGATAGCTCACGCGAAATTCTCCTTGGCACGAGACAGGGTATCGTCATCCGCTTTAAGGAAGATGAAGTCCGGCCGATGGGCCGCACGGCGCACGGCGTCCGCGGCATCACGCTGGAGGATCAGAACGTCGTCATCGGGATGGAGACGATCACGCCGGACTCCACCACGGCTATCCTGACGGTCACCGAAGGCGGCTTCGGCAAGCGGACGCCGGTCAACGAGTATCGCATCCAGGGCCGAGGGGGCAAGGGCATCATCAGCGTCAAAACCACGGAGAAGAACGGTCTCGCGATCGGCTTTCTACAAGTGCGCGGTGACGACGAGATCATGCTCATGGCAGCCATGGGTAAGATTCTCCGCTGTAAGGTGAACGACATCCGCGAAGTCGGCCGCAATACGCAGGGTGTCCGCGTGCTTGAATTGGAAGGCGACGCCGACCGCGTGGTCGGCGTGGCCCGCATCGCCGAACGCGAAGACGAGTCGACCGAGAGCGCTAACGGCGAAGCGAAGTAG
- the dnaN gene encoding DNA polymerase III subunit beta: MKLRIARTELLTGLQRVQGVVEKRNTMPILSNILLEAKADGVDIIATDLELGMRGLYKATVKEPGSITLSARKVYEILKELPDGEIELTVGANNWATIQSGKSQFKVVGLPSTEYPALPAIEREGLTPLSGAGLANLIRKTLFAVGDNDARYILNGLLITLTVSDKKTTLRLVGTDGHRLAVADQETSQPAGKEGPKEIKAIIPKKAALEMRHLLEEGNGEPLIGFTKNLMIFRKSGLLLTSRLMEGTYPNYQQVIPKEKETDKRISVSKPDLEGALRRVAVLSRDKTNAVKVTFASGKITLFSSNPDFGEATEELPAQYKGEALTTGFNARYLLDVLGVVDGESVTMQMDAPLSPCLIREPGNAGFTCVVMPVKV, translated from the coding sequence ATGAAACTGCGAATCGCGCGAACGGAGTTGCTGACGGGCTTGCAGCGGGTGCAGGGCGTGGTGGAGAAGCGCAACACAATGCCGATTCTCTCCAACATCCTGCTCGAAGCCAAGGCCGACGGCGTGGATATCATCGCGACCGACCTCGAGCTGGGCATGCGCGGCCTCTACAAGGCGACCGTGAAGGAGCCGGGCTCCATCACCCTCTCCGCCCGCAAGGTGTACGAGATTCTCAAGGAACTGCCGGACGGCGAGATCGAGCTGACCGTGGGGGCCAACAACTGGGCGACCATCCAATCGGGCAAGAGCCAGTTCAAGGTCGTGGGCCTGCCCAGCACGGAGTATCCTGCCCTGCCGGCGATTGAGCGCGAGGGGCTGACGCCGCTCTCGGGCGCGGGCCTGGCCAATCTCATCAGGAAGACGCTGTTCGCCGTCGGTGACAACGACGCGCGCTATATCCTCAACGGCCTGCTTATCACGCTGACCGTCTCGGATAAAAAGACGACGCTGCGGCTCGTCGGCACCGATGGGCACCGCCTGGCCGTGGCCGATCAGGAAACAAGTCAGCCCGCCGGCAAGGAGGGCCCCAAGGAGATCAAGGCGATTATTCCAAAGAAGGCGGCGCTGGAGATGCGGCACCTGCTCGAAGAGGGCAACGGCGAGCCGCTCATTGGCTTTACCAAAAACCTAATGATCTTCCGCAAAAGCGGCCTGCTTCTCACATCGAGGCTGATGGAGGGGACCTATCCCAACTATCAGCAGGTCATCCCCAAGGAAAAGGAGACGGACAAGCGCATCTCCGTTTCCAAGCCCGACCTGGAGGGCGCGCTGCGCCGCGTGGCAGTTCTCTCCCGCGACAAGACCAATGCCGTCAAAGTGACCTTCGCGTCGGGCAAGATCACGCTCTTTTCGAGCAACCCGGATTTCGGCGAGGCTACCGAGGAGCTCCCCGCCCAGTACAAGGGCGAGGCGCTCACAACCGGCTTCAATGCGCGGTACCTGCTGGACGTTTTGGGCGTCGTGGATGGCGAATCCGTGACGATGCAGATGGACGCGCCGCTGAGTCCCTGTTTAATCCGCGAGCCGGGCAACGCCGGCTTCACCTGTGTCGTGATGCCGGTGAAGGTGTAG